The Benincasa hispida cultivar B227 chromosome 9, ASM972705v1, whole genome shotgun sequence genome has a segment encoding these proteins:
- the LOC120086347 gene encoding homeobox-leucine zipper protein HAT22-like has product MERDCNTGLLLGLGRVSADDSMRSIVPPEVAGVKKKLQVLKFDDILPSLTLGLSIVVEKSGGVATEELNQRGCSGSPVSSFSNSSGFKRERDGGGGGGGEEAEAEEYMERVCMKVGEEDEDGSPRKKLRLTKQQSAILEDNFKEHSSLSPKQKQDLAKQLNLRPRQVEVWFQNRRARTKLKQTEMDCELLKKCCEKLKEENTRLQKELQELKSLKLTAPPFCMQLQAATLTVCPSCESSICGGGGGGDASPANTFSIVSKPQFLKFPFNHPSAAC; this is encoded by the exons atggAGAGGGATTGCAACACGGGGCTTCTTCTTGGGCTGGGGCGGGTTTCAGCTGATGATTCTATGCGGTCGATCGTACCACCGGAAGTCGCCGGTGTGAAGAAGAAGCTGCAGGTTTTGAAGTTTGATGATATTTTGCCTTCTTTAACGCTTGGATTGTCGATTGTAGTCGAGAAGAGCGGCGGCGTTGCGACGGAGGAGTTGAATCAGCGGGGTTGTTCGGGTAGTCCGGTGTCGTCGTTTTCAAATTCATCGGGCTTTAAGAGGGAGCGAGACGGCGGCGGTGGCGGTGGTGGTGAAGAGGCGGAGGCGGAGGAGTATATGGAGAGGGTGTGTATGAAAGTGGGtgaggaagatgaagatggaagtCCGAGGAAGAAACTAAGACTAACGAAACAACAATCCGCCATTTTAGAGGATAACTTCAAAGAACACTCAAGTCTCAGTCCT AAGCAAAAGCAGGATTTGGCTAAACAGTTAAACCTAAGGCCAAGACAAGTGGAAGTATGGTTTCAAAACAGAAGAGCCAG AACAAAGCTGAAGCAAACAGAAATGGACTGTGAATTATTGAAGAAATGCTGTGAAAAGCTGAAAGAAGAAAACACAAGGCTTCAAAAGGAACTTCAAGAGCTTAAATCACTCAAATTAACGGCTCCGCCGTTCTGCATGCAATTACAAGCCGCCACTCTCACCGTTTGCCCTTCATGTGAAAGCTCCATttgcggcggcggcggcggcggcgatGCATCTCCGGCCAATACTTTCTCAATTGTGTCAAAGcctcaatttctcaaattcCCATTTAACCACCCATCGGCGGCTTGTTAG